A section of the Perognathus longimembris pacificus isolate PPM17 chromosome 7, ASM2315922v1, whole genome shotgun sequence genome encodes:
- the Oscp1 gene encoding protein OSCP1 isoform X2, which translates to MSVRTLPLLFLNLGGEMLYVLDQRLRAQNIPGDKARKVLNDIISTMFNRKFMEELFKPQELYSKKALRTIYDRLAHASIMRLNQASMDKLYDLMTMAFKYQVLLCSRPKDVLLVTFNHLDAIKGFIQDSPAILHQVDETLRQLIDTYGALSAGEFQLIRQTLLIFFQDLHIRVSTFLKDKVQNSNGRFVLPVSGPVPWGTQVPGLIRMFNNKGEEVKKIEFKHGGNYVPASKEGSFELHGDRVLKLGTNMYSMNRPVETHMSGASKNLNSQTQESIAPNPLAKEELNFLARLLGGMEIKKASGPEPGFRLNLFTTDEEEEHAALSRPEELTYEVINIQATQDQQQKEELARIMGEFEIPEQPKQRTNKGDDLLAMMDEL; encoded by the exons TTCTGAATGACATCATTTCAACCATGTTCAATAGAAAGTTTATGGAGGAATTGTTCAAACCCCAAGAGCTTTACTCCAAGAAGGCCCTGAGGACTATTTATGACCGTCTGGCTCATGCTTCCATTATGAGACTGAACCAGGCCAGCATGGATAAG CTCTACGACCTGATGACCATGGCTTTCAAATACCAAGTATTGCTGTGCTCCCGTCCCAAGGATGTGCTGCTGGTCACTTTCAATCATTTAGATGCCATCAAAGGATTCATCCAAGACTCCCCAGCTATCCTGCATCAAGTGGATGAGACTTTACGGCAGCTGATAGAT ACATACGGGGCTCTCTCGGCTGGGGAGTTCCAGCTGATCCGACAGACACTCCTCATCTTCTTCCAAGACCTGCATATTCGG GTATCCACATTTTTAAAGGACAAGGTTCAGAATTCTAATGGGCGTTTTGTGTTGCCAGTGTCCGGGCCTGTTCCCTGGGGAACTCAAGTTCCTGGACTCATCAG AATGTTCAACAACAAAGGTGAAGAAGTCAAGAAGATAGAATTCAAGCATGGTGGAAACTATGTTCCTGCATCCAAAGAAGGCTCTTTTGAACTTCATGGAGACCGAGTCTTGAAACTTGGAACTAACAT GTACAGCATGAATCGGCCTGTGGAAACCCATATGTCTGGAGCATCAAAGAACTTAAACTCACAGACACAA GAAAGCATTGCTCCAAACCCTCTTGCTAAAGAAGAACTAAACTTCTTGGCCAGGCTATTAGGAGGAATGGAAATTAAGAAAGCCAGTGGCCCTGAACCAGGATTCCGGTTGAATCTCTTTACTACTGATGAAGAGGAGGA ACATGCAGCACTATCTAGACCGGAAGAGTTAACCTATGAAGTCATCAACATACAAGCTACACAG GACCAGCAACAGAAGGAAGAGCTGGCACGGATTATGGGAGAGTTTGAGATCCCAGAGCAGCCAAAGCAGAGAACCAACAAAGGAGATGACCTGCTCGCTATGATGGACGAGTTATAG